The Mucilaginibacter sp. PAMB04168 genome contains the following window.
ATGAAATAAGTTTTTATTTGCTGTATACTATTATTGTACGGTTACGTTATAATAATGAAGAAACAAGGAAGTAAACATTTATCTAGCTGAAACATTGTTATATTATTAAAGGGATTAAGGGATCTACTATTAAAATGAGTAAACAAACTGAGAAATTGAAAAAACAGCTTCTCGAATTTTCTGATGTTATCAACGCATTTCAATCTGAGGCTGTACAAGTAAAAATTATTGACAAACTGTTAGACACCTTGGAGTGGGAAAAAGAAGTTGATGAAACTTTAAACAGGCGGAGCCGTAACCACAACGGCGAAACAGGGCCACGAGGCGAAAGTATAAGAAAGCCGGGGGCAACCAAAGTTTTAAATCAACTATTGCAAACTGATTATTTTAACGCACCACACTCTATTGCCGATATTGCTACTTTTTGTAAAAATCAGTACGATTCAGATTTTAAGACTTCGGAACTTTCGGGCATACTGCTGAAACTGGCAAACGAAAATAAACTGCGCCGGGAACGCAGCGATGAAAGCAACCGCTTTGAGTATGTAAGAACGTAATTAGAACCACAGCTCAAAAACAAGAGCCAATAAACAAGAACCTCTAAGCTTATTACACAAAGCTTGTTCTTGTTTACTGGCTCTTAACTTTTTACACCTATTTTAAATCAAATAAGCTATCAACACCCAATATCTTTCGCGAAGTAAAACCCTCGGCGTACCTGGTCTGAATAGAACGCGCCATTTCTCTGGCTCGTGCTTCTACACCTTTAATAAATTCTGGTGACGAAATGTACGTTTGTGGTTCGTTTTCCCAGTTTGGATTGTGGAATTGGGATCTATAGGCCATAATGCTGGCAACTTTTGTGTCCCAGTAGTCTGTTATATCAACTAATATATCCGGTTCGATATACCGGTCTTGTATAAAGTGCAGCAATTGCTTAGGCCGCCATGCTTCTTGTGGTTGCCCATCATGGAAAGTTTCGATTTTGCGCAAGCCGGCTAAAAAGCACGATGTTTCTACTAACTCACTGGCCCGCCCATGGTCAGGATGACGGTCGTGATAGGCGTTAGTAATTACTATTTCGGGCTGGTAGCGCCTAATTACTTCAACAATTTTAAGCTGATACTCGGGAGTATTTTGAAAGAAACCATCC
Protein-coding sequences here:
- the bshB1 gene encoding bacillithiol biosynthesis deacetylase BshB1; its protein translation is MKLDILVLAVHPDDAELGCAGVILKHNAMGKKTGIVDLTRGELGTRGSAEIRAAEAEAAGRILGLALRENLGIPDGFFQNTPEYQLKIVEVIRRYQPEIVITNAYHDRHPDHGRASELVETSCFLAGLRKIETFHDGQPQEAWRPKQLLHFIQDRYIEPDILVDITDYWDTKVASIMAYRSQFHNPNWENEPQTYISSPEFIKGVEARAREMARSIQTRYAEGFTSRKILGVDSLFDLK